One window of the Streptomyces asoensis genome contains the following:
- a CDS encoding serine hydrolase domain-containing protein, protein MSARPLPSSPPSAQGVDATGVLAFLDAVEASEVIEPHSLMILRHGRLVAAGWWEPYTPDRLHLLYSLSKSFTSTAVGFAVAEGLIGLDDPVLSYFPELDADITDPRSRAMLVRHVAAMASGHEEETYERAHALDPDDLVRGFLLLPPDRDPGTVFAYNQPATYALAAIVQRVTGESLTAYLRPRLLDPLGIGEVAWLTGRSGRELGFSGLHGTTDAIARLGQLYLDGGVWEGERLLSEEWVAEATREHTATAPGATADADRMDWERGYGFQFWRSRHGYRGDGAYGQFCVVLPEYDAVIATTAATGDMQAVLTLVWEHLLPAFRPEPLTGQEDADAALARRLAHLALPPAPGAPAPPGRGGEWSGAEFTPCGGVCADQPQLTAAVVTGDTGGWTLSLVEEPGGRRLELPLGAGGQQVGEGPPPTAVSGGWTDGDTLAVHIVFLETPHRLRVTCSLTDRTFTARWDTKPLHGGPLRSLRAPRRPPRSGG, encoded by the coding sequence ATGAGCGCCCGCCCGCTGCCTTCGAGCCCCCCGTCCGCCCAGGGCGTCGACGCCACCGGCGTCCTCGCCTTCCTCGACGCCGTCGAGGCGAGCGAGGTCATCGAGCCGCACAGCCTGATGATCCTGCGCCACGGCCGCCTCGTCGCCGCCGGCTGGTGGGAGCCGTACACCCCCGACCGGCTCCATCTGCTGTACTCGCTCAGCAAGAGCTTCACGTCCACGGCCGTCGGGTTCGCCGTCGCCGAGGGGCTGATCGGACTCGACGACCCCGTGCTCTCGTACTTCCCGGAGCTCGACGCGGACATCACCGACCCGCGCAGCCGCGCGATGCTCGTGCGGCACGTCGCGGCGATGGCGAGCGGGCACGAGGAGGAGACGTACGAACGGGCGCACGCGCTCGACCCCGACGACCTCGTCCGGGGCTTCCTGCTGCTGCCGCCGGACCGCGACCCGGGAACCGTGTTCGCGTACAACCAGCCCGCCACCTACGCGCTCGCCGCGATCGTGCAGCGCGTCACCGGAGAGTCGCTCACCGCGTATCTGCGGCCGCGCCTGCTGGATCCGCTCGGTATCGGCGAGGTCGCCTGGCTGACCGGCCGGTCCGGCCGTGAACTCGGCTTCAGCGGGCTGCACGGCACCACGGACGCGATCGCCCGGCTCGGGCAGCTGTATCTGGACGGGGGCGTGTGGGAGGGCGAGCGGCTGCTGTCCGAGGAGTGGGTGGCCGAGGCGACCCGCGAGCACACGGCGACGGCGCCCGGTGCGACGGCCGACGCGGACCGCATGGACTGGGAGCGCGGCTACGGCTTCCAGTTCTGGCGCTCCCGGCACGGCTACCGCGGCGACGGGGCCTACGGACAGTTCTGCGTGGTCCTGCCCGAGTACGACGCCGTGATCGCCACGACGGCGGCGACCGGCGACATGCAGGCCGTGCTCACCCTCGTCTGGGAGCATCTGCTGCCCGCGTTCCGGCCGGAACCGCTGACGGGCCAGGAGGACGCCGATGCCGCCCTCGCGCGGCGCCTGGCGCACCTCGCCCTGCCCCCGGCCCCCGGCGCGCCCGCGCCACCTGGGCGGGGCGGGGAGTGGTCGGGCGCCGAGTTCACCCCCTGCGGCGGTGTCTGCGCCGACCAGCCGCAACTGACCGCAGCCGTCGTCACCGGGGACACCGGCGGCTGGACGCTGAGTCTCGTCGAGGAGCCGGGTGGCCGGCGGCTGGAGCTGCCCCTGGGGGCCGGCGGCCAGCAGGTGGGCGAGGGTCCTCCGCCCACCGCGGTGAGCGGCGGCTGGACCGACGGCGACACCCTCGCGGTGCACATCGTGTTCCTCGAGACCCCGCACCGCCTGCGGGTGACCTGCTCTCTCACCGACCGGACGTTCACCGCCCGTTGGGACACGAAGCCGCTGCACGGCGGCCCGCTGCGTTCGCTGCGCGCACCGCGCCGGCCGCCCCGGTCAGGCGGCTGA